A genomic segment from Streptomyces sp. NBC_01233 encodes:
- a CDS encoding TetR-like C-terminal domain-containing protein yields MWIGVSCSAFRSWDRSAPPSTAGRFTWALPLDRPVLGLLRILGIGSEPPLLVLARAYRRHALANPHLYRITHSRPLARAALPEGLEDRAATPLAHAVHGDIDLARSFWAFAHGMVVLELDGRFPSGADLDAAWRTGCETFAQAFRNEPRGDTA; encoded by the coding sequence CTGTGGATTGGCGTCTCTTGCTCTGCGTTCAGGTCCTGGGACCGCTCGGCACCGCCCTCGACGGCAGGCCGGTTCACCTGGGCCCTTCCCCTGGATCGGCCCGTCCTCGGACTGCTCCGCATCCTCGGGATCGGCAGCGAACCGCCCCTGCTCGTTCTCGCCCGCGCCTACCGACGGCACGCTCTCGCCAACCCGCACCTCTACCGCATCACCCACAGTCGGCCGCTCGCCCGCGCGGCGCTCCCCGAAGGACTCGAAGATCGCGCGGCAACGCCGCTGGCCCACGCGGTGCACGGCGACATCGACCTCGCACGCTCGTTCTGGGCCTTCGCGCACGGCATGGTCGTGCTCGAACTCGACGGCCGCTTCCCCTCCGGCGCAGACCTGGACGCCGCATGGCGCACCGGCTGCGAGACCTTCGCCCAGGCCTTCCGGAACGAGCCCCGGGGAGACACCGCATGA
- a CDS encoding ribosome-inactivating family protein, which translates to MPHLPLRIHLRGLFIELYIQLRLQNTDLRIVGFRNTFENWQAPPEAYVHHVRDWVAPPGIRRTEALPFGGGRFDLETAADVRRSGISLGRRPLGNAVIWLHRNRDPKYTAHGILVLSEMLCEAARYPALADAMSRIWMTGGRLSADAEAA; encoded by the coding sequence ATGCCTCACCTCCCCCTGCGCATTCACCTGCGAGGTCTGTTCATCGAGCTCTACATCCAGCTACGACTGCAGAATACCGACCTTCGTATCGTCGGATTCCGCAACACCTTCGAAAACTGGCAGGCCCCGCCGGAAGCGTACGTCCACCACGTGCGGGACTGGGTCGCGCCGCCGGGGATCCGTCGAACGGAAGCCCTGCCCTTCGGCGGAGGCCGATTCGACCTGGAGACGGCCGCCGACGTGCGCCGTTCGGGAATCTCCCTGGGGCGCCGGCCCTTGGGCAACGCGGTCATCTGGCTTCATCGGAACCGCGATCCGAAGTACACCGCACACGGAATTCTCGTGCTCTCGGAAATGCTCTGTGAGGCTGCCCGATACCCGGCCCTGGCCGATGCGATGTCGCGCATCTGGATGACCGGCGGGCGGCTTTCGGCCGATGCGGAAGCCGCCTGA
- a CDS encoding class F sortase codes for MKPAPAPAAPVAPTRRPHHRTAGPLVAAALAGLLLVGCAGQNAAKPPAPEGQGAPAAAGASPTGKEPAGGGSASPADGSQSGAGRAEPALARSEPQKITIPSLGLSSTLETLRQNADGTMQTPKDPALAGWYEPGPTPGSQGPAVIAGHVTWNGASAVFEKLKTMKGGDTIKVTRRDGKTVTFTVDRVAEYPKAEFPTLEVYKNLDHAGLRLVTCGGDFDPKKHYYDSNVVVFARMTGAA; via the coding sequence GTGAAGCCGGCTCCCGCGCCTGCCGCACCCGTCGCACCCACCAGGCGGCCCCACCACCGGACCGCAGGCCCCCTGGTGGCCGCCGCTCTCGCCGGGCTGCTCCTCGTGGGGTGCGCCGGCCAGAACGCGGCCAAGCCCCCCGCCCCGGAGGGGCAGGGCGCACCGGCCGCCGCGGGCGCCTCTCCCACCGGGAAGGAGCCCGCAGGCGGTGGCTCCGCGTCACCCGCAGACGGATCGCAGAGCGGTGCGGGCCGGGCCGAGCCCGCCCTCGCCCGATCGGAGCCGCAGAAGATCACGATCCCCTCCCTCGGCCTGTCCAGCACCTTGGAGACGCTGCGACAGAACGCGGACGGCACCATGCAGACCCCGAAGGACCCCGCGCTCGCGGGCTGGTACGAGCCGGGGCCGACCCCCGGCTCCCAAGGGCCGGCAGTGATCGCCGGACATGTCACGTGGAACGGAGCATCCGCAGTGTTCGAGAAGCTGAAGACGATGAAGGGCGGCGACACCATCAAGGTGACCCGACGGGACGGAAAGACGGTCACCTTCACGGTGGACCGGGTCGCCGAGTACCCCAAGGCCGAGTTCCCCACGCTGGAGGTCTACAAGAACCTCGACCACGCCGGCCTGCGCCTGGTCACCTGCGGCGGCGACTTCGACCCCAAGAAGCACTACTACGACAGCAACGTGGTGGTGTTCGCCCGCATGACGGGCGCCGCGTAG